GCCCTTACCCGCTGGTGGGTTTCGGCCTCAGCGCGGTCGTCGCGTTCGAGGTGGCCGGGCAGCTGCGCCGCGCCGGGCACGAGGTGCCGGTGCTGGTCATGGTCGAGCCACCCGCGGCGGGACCGGCCTCCGGGTTCGCGTCGAGCACCGCTGACCTCCTCGCCCTGCGGTACGCGGCGCTGGGGCGGCGCTTCGCGCTGTCGGGGTCCGAGAGCCCCGAGGAGGTGCTGTCCCGGGTTCGCGAGGAAGGGTGGTACGACGTCGACACCAGCCCCACCGACCTGTCCCGGCTCCAGCTCGCCTGGGCCGATCTCGCGCTGGCGGTGCGCGGGTACGAACCGGACCCGCACGCCGGTCGGGTCGTGCTCTGCTTGGACGAGGCGAACGCCCCGACCGCCGGTGGGTACTGGAGCGCGCTCGTCACCGATCCCGTGGTCCACCTCTTCGACTACGGGGTCGAGTCGCCCGCACCGGTCATCGGCGACGCGCGACTGGCCGCCCTCGTGCGGGCGGAGCTCGCACGGTGAGCGCCGACCGCTGGTTGGCCCGCCCCCGCCGAGTGGCGGACCCGCGACTGCGCCTGGTCTGCGTACCCCACGTCGGTGGCGGCGGTGCGACCTTCAACGCGTGGGCGGACCTGCTCCCCGACGACGTCGAGCTGTGCACCGTCCGGTTCCCGGGTCGCGAGAACCGGCTCGGCGAGCCGCTGGTGGACGACCCCCTGGTGCTCCTGGACCGCCTCCGGGCCGCCCTGACGCAGGTGTTCGACCGGCCGTTCGTCCTGTTGGGACACTGCTCCGGCAGCGTGATCGCGTTCGAGCTGGCCCGCCGCCTGCGCGCGGCCGGTGACCCCACACCCGCCGGACTGGTCCTGTCCTCGGCCGAGGCGCCGGGTCTGCGCCCGACCACGCACCTGCACCGGCTCGAACGCGACGCGCTCCTGCGGCGGGTCGTCGACTTCGGCGGCATGGCCGCGGCGGTCCTCGACGACCCGGACCTGATGGCGCTGTTCGAGCGGATCATCCGGGCCGACTACCGGGTGGTCGAGACGGTGCGGTACGGCGACGAGCTGCCGCTGGACGTGCCGATCACCGTCATCGGCGGGCGGCGCGACGAGTTCGTCAGCGCCTCGGCCATGGCGGCGTGGTCGGCGCAGACGACCCGCGAGTTCGCCTTCCACCTGAT
This is a stretch of genomic DNA from Saccharothrix ecbatanensis. It encodes these proteins:
- a CDS encoding thioesterase II family protein translates to MSADRWLARPRRVADPRLRLVCVPHVGGGGATFNAWADLLPDDVELCTVRFPGRENRLGEPLVDDPLVLLDRLRAALTQVFDRPFVLLGHCSGSVIAFELARRLRAAGDPTPAGLVLSSAEAPGLRPTTHLHRLERDALLRRVVDFGGMAAAVLDDPDLMALFERIIRADYRVVETVRYGDELPLDVPITVIGGRRDEFVSASAMAAWSAQTTREFAFHLIDAGHFVLHDAGPLVGSLVRNPVVAR